The Clostridiisalibacter paucivorans DSM 22131 genome has a segment encoding these proteins:
- a CDS encoding helix-turn-helix domain-containing protein: MIILLRGHQLKRLRMVKGLRQEDVAKALDVKRNYISMLENEIQAININRYHQWVNFLNSDKAREIAKRNIEKKVDKSKK; the protein is encoded by the coding sequence ATGATTATATTGTTACGAGGACATCAACTCAAAAGGTTAAGAATGGTAAAAGGACTAAGACAGGAGGATGTGGCAAAGGCACTAGATGTAAAGCGAAACTATATTTCTATGTTGGAGAATGAAATACAAGCAATAAATATAAACAGATACCACCAATGGGTTAATTTCTTAAACTCTGATAAAGCAAGGGAAATAGCAAAAAGGAACATAGAAAAGAAAGTTGATAAAAGTAAAAAGTAA